Proteins co-encoded in one Polynucleobacter sp. MG-6-Vaara-E2 genomic window:
- a CDS encoding YbaB/EbfC family nucleoid-associated protein — MMKGGLAGLMKQAQQMQEKMKVAQEQLAALEVTGQAAGGLVKVTVSGKYELKRVQIDPGAMDDREMLEDLIVTAYTEAFKQVEAASAQMMSGATAGMPMPPGFKLPF; from the coding sequence ATGATGAAAGGCGGACTTGCTGGTCTGATGAAACAGGCTCAGCAGATGCAAGAGAAGATGAAAGTAGCGCAAGAGCAATTGGCTGCGCTAGAAGTCACTGGTCAAGCTGCTGGTGGCTTAGTCAAAGTTACTGTCTCTGGCAAATATGAACTCAAGCGTGTGCAAATTGACCCAGGCGCAATGGATGACCGTGAGATGCTAGAAGATTTAATTGTTACTGCCTATACAGAAGCATTTAAGCAAGTAGAAGCAGCAAGCGCGCAAATGATGTCTGGTGCAACCGCTGGCATGCCAATGCCCCCTGGCTTTAAGTTGCCTTTCTAA
- the recR gene encoding recombination mediator RecR — protein sequence MARQEAPADALGRLIEALRVLPGVGPKSAQRMAFYLLQHDRNGAAVLAQSLGEAVQTVGHCARCNTFSETQICNTCSDGRRDPSLLCIVETPADQVMVEQTLSFKGNYFVLMGRISPLDGMGPNEIHFDRLLTRIENPDTGVPIREVVLATNFTSEGEATAHYIGEVLKSKGIKVTRIARGIPVGGELEYVDAGTLARALMDRR from the coding sequence ATGGCACGCCAAGAAGCTCCTGCTGATGCACTCGGTCGATTGATCGAGGCATTGCGGGTATTGCCTGGAGTGGGTCCCAAGTCTGCTCAGCGCATGGCTTTTTATTTACTGCAGCATGACCGTAATGGCGCAGCAGTGCTGGCGCAATCTTTGGGTGAGGCAGTGCAGACCGTTGGCCACTGCGCACGTTGCAATACTTTTTCGGAAACGCAAATTTGCAATACGTGTTCTGATGGTCGTCGTGATCCATCACTCCTGTGTATTGTCGAGACGCCGGCTGATCAAGTGATGGTCGAGCAGACGCTCAGTTTCAAAGGCAATTACTTTGTCCTCATGGGTCGCATCTCACCACTTGATGGCATGGGCCCAAATGAAATTCATTTTGATCGATTACTGACCCGTATTGAAAACCCAGACACTGGCGTACCGATTAGAGAAGTTGTGTTGGCAACAAATTTTACGAGTGAAGGCGAAGCCACTGCCCATTACATTGGTGAAGTGCTCAAATCCAAAGGCATTAAGGTCACGCGGATCGCACGCGGCATTCCAGTAGGTGGTGAACTTGAGTATGTTGATGCTGGTACTCTCGCTAGAGCCTTAATGGATCGGCGCTAG
- a CDS encoding carbohydrate porin, whose translation MNNLLRLLFAVSLMLSLPAMAQRAGSGADQISSMSGDLAWLPTEGELFGLPVNVHGQTTYINQRYNNFTSSYSGQNSLNAQKSMSYTWSGTLFFGARIAPDTDIYFNPEVVSGVPFSGLVGLGGFTNGEATKAAGAQAHFYSARAFVRQTINQEGDKVVLENDANQITQTVSSNRVVLTGGQFSTLDIFDDSKYAKDPRIQFMNWGNMTYLAYDYSADARGYSWGLAGEWYLDNWVLRASRMLAPKTPNGKDLNWQIFNTYGDQVEVERQHQIGDLPGKVSVLAYRNRMILARFQDATNYVIANNAQGTQAINNVRTNYQYKTGVGINGEQALTKDLGIYGRAFTSDGHTETMSFTEADNSISVGMSLNGAGWTRPNDTLGVSVMQNGLSSFRRNYLQAGGVSYFIGDYAGPLQTISYSPERIGEIYYNTLLVKNVLLGVNFQHINNPAYNSARGPVNIASFRVHAEF comes from the coding sequence ATGAATAATCTTTTGCGTCTTCTTTTCGCAGTATCACTCATGCTCAGCTTGCCAGCGATGGCGCAAAGAGCAGGTTCAGGCGCAGACCAAATTTCTAGCATGTCAGGGGATCTTGCTTGGTTACCAACCGAAGGTGAATTGTTTGGTTTGCCAGTCAACGTTCACGGCCAAACCACTTATATCAATCAGCGCTACAACAATTTCACATCAAGCTATTCAGGACAAAATAGTTTGAATGCCCAAAAGTCGATGAGCTACACCTGGTCAGGTACATTATTTTTTGGTGCCCGCATTGCGCCCGACACCGATATTTACTTCAACCCAGAAGTTGTTTCTGGCGTGCCATTTTCAGGTTTAGTTGGATTGGGTGGCTTTACCAACGGTGAAGCGACAAAAGCTGCTGGTGCGCAAGCCCACTTTTATTCTGCGCGTGCTTTTGTTCGTCAGACGATCAATCAAGAGGGCGATAAAGTTGTTCTAGAAAATGATGCCAACCAGATTACTCAAACAGTGAGCAGTAATCGCGTGGTACTGACTGGTGGTCAGTTTTCTACTTTAGATATTTTTGACGATAGTAAATACGCAAAAGATCCCCGTATTCAGTTTATGAACTGGGGCAATATGACTTATCTCGCGTATGACTATTCGGCTGATGCGCGTGGCTATAGCTGGGGCTTAGCGGGTGAGTGGTATTTGGATAATTGGGTGCTGCGTGCCTCCCGCATGCTTGCGCCCAAGACCCCAAATGGCAAAGATCTCAATTGGCAGATCTTTAATACTTATGGGGATCAAGTTGAAGTCGAGCGCCAACATCAAATTGGCGACCTTCCTGGTAAGGTCAGTGTCTTAGCCTATCGTAACCGCATGATTCTGGCGCGCTTTCAGGATGCCACTAATTATGTGATTGCCAATAATGCACAAGGCACACAAGCTATTAATAATGTACGCACCAATTACCAATACAAAACGGGTGTGGGTATCAATGGCGAGCAGGCTCTCACAAAAGACCTTGGTATTTACGGTCGCGCCTTTACTTCGGATGGTCATACCGAGACCATGTCATTTACTGAAGCGGATAACTCGATCTCTGTGGGTATGAGCTTAAATGGCGCAGGCTGGACTCGCCCTAATGACACCCTAGGAGTTTCGGTGATGCAAAACGGCCTATCGAGCTTTCGTAGAAATTACTTGCAAGCAGGCGGTGTGTCTTACTTTATTGGTGACTATGCAGGACCATTGCAGACCATTAGCTATAGCCCAGAGCGTATCGGCGAGATTTACTACAACACCTTGTTAGTAAAAAACGTTCTACTCGGTGTGAACTTTCAGCACATTAATAATCCAGCCTATAACTCTGCCCGCGGACCCGTAAACATTGCCTCTTTTAGGGTCCACGCTGAGTTTTGA
- a CDS encoding TolC family protein, translating into MIYGTRTTRVTIVINSIVVAALTSFSGAVFAQANSNLVTEQDGTTNAVQAGVALNTTAPIDAPVVEKSGASVTVHSGNAYVYSSLAAPPSVVGQASIGAQLASQEKPLKASDALAPVTKANTPKIYTKAIASGPVEMDLRQLWNELKINNPQLASLRESYMSAKATVPQIAAPANPQVGLVWSGMPVGSPLALGTAGSNPAYSNNNAISIAQPFQFPGKKSLAAEIADTNAEALLAQSESTYLQLGAQLSTLFYSALASQKQLQVLKESVVRLEMIKNVAKARYSNNAAAYVEYLNAQVAQSAAQADQFNLERQLEVAMNSINTLVGRHSREKLILKGDVRRSMNAVPTLVELEDYAESSHPSLKSSALQLDAARKGVSLAKKAYLPDFQVIGSSYTPRGPFTSNNGALYYQFELDLIIPLYFFTKEKYGVEQAQRNQASAEASDISNRQQIVLAVNSAYAAYQQAKTAANFLKDRQVPQADAAYKVGLVQYSNNGQGFNDLLTAQTQLRNLEVQLALAEANLLQAQAVLLVTAGKEPF; encoded by the coding sequence GTGATCTACGGCACACGGACAACTCGCGTAACAATTGTTATCAACAGTATTGTTGTTGCAGCGTTGACCTCTTTTTCTGGCGCAGTGTTTGCGCAAGCAAATAGTAATCTGGTCACTGAGCAGGACGGCACAACGAATGCTGTGCAGGCTGGTGTCGCGCTAAATACCACGGCACCTATTGATGCTCCGGTTGTAGAAAAGTCTGGCGCTAGTGTGACGGTGCATTCTGGTAATGCCTATGTCTATTCTTCTCTAGCCGCGCCACCATCGGTTGTAGGGCAAGCTTCTATTGGCGCGCAACTTGCCAGTCAAGAAAAGCCCCTGAAAGCTTCAGATGCATTAGCCCCAGTCACTAAAGCAAATACGCCCAAGATTTACACCAAGGCAATTGCTTCTGGTCCAGTCGAAATGGATTTGCGTCAACTGTGGAATGAACTCAAGATCAATAATCCACAGCTCGCCTCTTTGCGTGAATCGTACATGTCTGCCAAAGCAACAGTGCCGCAAATTGCCGCGCCAGCAAATCCTCAAGTAGGACTCGTTTGGTCAGGGATGCCAGTAGGTTCACCACTAGCACTTGGTACTGCCGGCAGTAACCCTGCCTATAGTAATAACAACGCTATCTCGATTGCGCAGCCGTTTCAGTTTCCTGGCAAGAAGAGTTTGGCTGCAGAGATTGCCGATACCAATGCAGAAGCCTTGCTAGCGCAATCCGAATCGACATACTTGCAGTTGGGTGCGCAACTCTCTACCTTATTCTACAGTGCATTGGCTTCTCAAAAGCAATTGCAAGTCTTAAAAGAATCCGTCGTACGCCTTGAGATGATTAAAAACGTAGCGAAAGCACGTTATTCAAATAACGCTGCTGCTTATGTTGAATACCTTAATGCGCAAGTTGCGCAAAGCGCTGCTCAAGCCGATCAATTTAATTTAGAGCGTCAGTTAGAAGTTGCTATGAACAGTATTAATACCTTGGTGGGGCGGCACTCTCGCGAAAAACTCATTCTCAAAGGTGATGTACGTCGCTCGATGAATGCCGTGCCTACCCTAGTAGAGCTTGAGGACTACGCAGAATCGAGTCACCCTAGTTTGAAGAGCTCTGCTCTGCAGTTAGATGCTGCGCGTAAGGGCGTCAGCTTAGCCAAGAAAGCTTACTTGCCTGACTTTCAGGTGATTGGCTCTTCGTATACGCCACGCGGACCGTTTACTTCTAATAATGGTGCTCTGTACTACCAGTTTGAGTTAGACCTCATCATTCCTTTGTATTTTTTCACGAAAGAAAAATACGGTGTAGAACAGGCACAGCGTAACCAAGCTTCTGCAGAGGCTAGTGATATTTCCAATCGTCAACAAATAGTCTTGGCAGTAAATTCAGCCTACGCTGCATATCAACAAGCCAAAACTGCAGCCAATTTTTTAAAGGACCGTCAAGTTCCTCAAGCAGACGCTGCGTATAAAGTAGGCCTTGTGCAGTATTCGAATAATGGCCAAGGATTTAATGATTTATTGACAGCCCAAACCCAGTTGCGTAATTTGGAAGTGCAATTGGCTTTGGCTGAGGCAAACCTTCTGCAAGCTCAAGCAGTATTGCTTGTGACTGCTGGAAAAGAACCTTTTTAA
- a CDS encoding efflux RND transporter periplasmic adaptor subunit translates to MKDKLIHLYQRLKEIANRLKKAINPVLTEAQKLEAQLKARAQANTNRIHTAYWALSPEARARIRMVLLCSSLMMFGIVIGLFVNINRPVKFDKMAKTLTIENTGAMELKLPGVQLNPSIYVFQEAQKVAVPVELKVPGRLAFNAEKSKVLSARAPGRVERIYAFDGAQIEVGSPIIELYSPEFLSAQQEYLLSSKTARVLEGNKTMSDLLGDAQITQQAAANRMRNLGASDGDIKALERSGKTQYNLVMRSPLQGVVVKRAVDPGSIVNSGDVLATLANPKELWFLGNIYEQDIRKIQKGQTMILRSESYPDKEFVATANYIAPTIDPETHALLIRCDVENPDGLLRPDMYVSARLKTGEAEAVVVPQTAIVRVRETRYAIIKTGKDSFRRFAVKGYDLDGKRFAVTEGLEQGVMVLTDGAVLLNERFAKQEE, encoded by the coding sequence TTGAAAGACAAGCTCATCCATCTATATCAACGCTTAAAAGAGATTGCCAATCGTCTCAAAAAGGCGATTAATCCAGTGTTGACTGAAGCACAAAAGTTAGAGGCGCAACTAAAAGCGCGCGCTCAAGCGAATACCAACCGGATTCATACTGCTTATTGGGCGCTATCTCCTGAGGCACGTGCGCGCATTCGGATGGTGTTGCTGTGTAGTTCTTTGATGATGTTCGGTATCGTCATTGGCTTATTTGTGAACATCAATCGTCCTGTGAAGTTTGACAAGATGGCCAAGACCTTAACGATTGAAAACACTGGCGCAATGGAGCTCAAGCTTCCAGGCGTGCAGCTCAATCCGAGCATCTATGTATTTCAAGAAGCGCAAAAAGTGGCAGTACCTGTCGAGCTCAAGGTTCCTGGTCGCCTAGCCTTTAATGCTGAAAAATCTAAAGTACTTTCTGCCAGAGCGCCAGGTAGGGTTGAGCGTATCTATGCCTTTGATGGCGCGCAAATCGAAGTAGGTTCACCGATTATTGAGCTCTACAGCCCGGAGTTCCTCTCAGCACAGCAAGAATATTTACTCTCCTCTAAGACTGCTAGGGTGCTTGAGGGCAATAAGACCATGAGTGATCTATTGGGTGATGCCCAAATTACCCAGCAAGCTGCCGCAAACAGAATGCGTAATTTAGGGGCTAGTGATGGTGACATCAAAGCCTTAGAGAGAAGTGGCAAAACCCAATACAACTTGGTGATGCGTTCTCCACTGCAAGGGGTGGTGGTCAAGCGCGCTGTTGATCCAGGCTCGATTGTCAATTCTGGTGATGTATTGGCAACGCTGGCTAACCCCAAAGAACTCTGGTTTTTAGGCAATATTTACGAGCAAGATATTCGCAAGATTCAAAAAGGGCAGACCATGATTCTGCGTTCTGAGTCTTACCCTGATAAAGAATTTGTAGCGACTGCCAATTACATTGCCCCTACGATTGATCCTGAGACCCATGCGCTTCTCATTCGCTGCGATGTTGAAAACCCAGATGGCTTGTTGCGTCCTGACATGTATGTCAGCGCCCGTTTGAAGACAGGCGAGGCTGAAGCGGTAGTAGTGCCGCAAACCGCAATTGTGAGAGTACGTGAGACGCGTTACGCCATCATTAAGACTGGCAAAGATTCTTTTCGTAGATTTGCTGTGAAGGGATACGACCTAGATGGCAAACGTTTTGCCGTGACTGAAGGCCTAGAGCAGGGCGTGATGGTACTTACTGATGGCGCGGTCTTGTTAAATGAACGTTTTGCCAAGCAGGAGGAATAA